The nucleotide sequence ACGCACCAAGAAGCTACGCTTCACCGTCCCGTTCCCGCTCCTCGCATTCCCCGTCTACCTAGTATGTTGCTGTCTGCTGggtgctgaaataaataaagttATTACTAGCTAGTAACTGATTGAAAGAAACCCAATGCAATATTGCTGCTGCCAGTGGTACAGGAGCCCCGGCAAGAATGGATCTCACTTTCTTCCCAGCAGCGACCTGTTCAGCCCCAAGGAGCGGGCCGATGTCATGCTCTCAACCACCTGCTGGTGCGTCATGCTCGCATCGCTGCTCGCCATGGCGTGCGCCTTCGGACCACTCCACCTGCTCAAGCTCTACGGCGTCCCATACCTTGTATTTGTGATGTGGCTTGACCTGGTGACGTACCTGCACCACCACGGCAGCCCCGAGCAGCAGCTCCCCTGGTACCGCGGCGACGAGTGGAGCTACCTGCGTGGGGGCCTCACCACCGTGGACCGGGACTACGGCTGGATCAACAACATCCACCACGACATCGGCACCCATGTCATCCACCACCTCTTCCCGCAGATCCCGCACTACCATCTCGTAGAAGCAGTAAGCATGCAGTGCAGctactcttctttttcttcttgaactttttatatatatataaataaaatttgtggaaATTTGAAAACAACTTATCAACAGACCAAGGCTGCGAGGCCGGTGCTGGGCAGATACTACCGGGAGCCGCAAAAGTCAGCAGGGCCGCTGCCACTTCACCTCTTTGGCGTGCTCCTCAGGAGTCTCAGAGTGGATCACTTTGTCAGCGACCACGGGGATGTCGTCTACTACCAAACTGACCACACCTTGCTTGATCAACACCCAAAACGGCCATAAGCAAAACTAGTGATTCGTTCCATCTGCATGCAGCTGGAAATTAATATTATATTACGACGACCTCAAGTTTAAGCATGCACAAGGCAAGGATTTATACGTACGGAATTAATAATTACATCCTGGTAGATCGATTTAGGTAGCATAGAAAAGTTagtcaaataatttcagcagcaaagcaagcaagcaagcaagcaagggaTGGGATCCTGATCTAATTATATTCAAgcgcacacacacatatatatgcatgtaTTGTTCGTTGATTATTGGGCTATCTAGCTCATCGGTCGGATCATCAGATTCTTGAGATCATTTATATTCATCATCACCCACCAAGCAGGTTGGGTAGCTAAGCATTGTTATTATATATAGTcaatacatatatatgtgtattGTTCGTTGATTCAAGCAAGGGATGGGATCCTGATCGATCTAATTCAatcatacacacatatatatgtgtatTGTTCGTTGATTATTGGGCTCAGATCATCAGATTCttcatcgccgatggcgactagAGTAGCTAAGCATTGTTATACAATAGACAATATATTTGTATCCCTGGGTTGCATTGCATGCCCCCACTCTGAAACCTGTATTTGCCAGCTCTGGCTCACAAATTGAAAAACATGAGTCGATCTATGTGTATCAAATTGCATTGAGAGCCTGCTACATCATATCTCTGTATCATTTGTTCGGAACCCAACTCCATGGAGATGGCTTACAATTCATTTTACCATTTCATTGGCTCGACGACGCTTCTCCTGCATGCTTCCTTctttactatatatatatatatagtttattTAACACACATGGTGTTGAATAATATTCAACGCCCTGGCGGCGATTGCCTCGCTCCGGCGAGCACCGGTGAGTAAATTTCGTAACCCACGCTGGCCATAATTATTACCACCAAACGCAATCAGTGCAATTGCTAATTAGAGGTTCCTATAATAATCTGTCTTCCTTTTACGGTACAACAAGAATCTATTTAAGCACCACGGGACTGTTCAAATCTCGGGAATCGCGCCCTCCCGAAATCGCGCCCAACCGGACCACACAATAAGGAGATAATGCATGCAATAAATTGGCTAAAATCAATTGACGACATAAATATCTACCTGGCTGAGTCTTGATTTCACGTATGGGTGGCCGAATTAATTGTTGACGGGGTTTAACTGTCTAGAATCCCTTTGTATATGCAAATCCCATCAGGATCCCTCGTTCTGCGGAGACCACTGTACCCATTATTGTCATCAACCATCGACAGCCCCATCCCCGTAGCATCTCACCGTCTTCGCCGCGCTTGAGGTGCTTGACCTCTGCACCAGCACACTCCACAGCGCCGTCCCAGAGAACTCTTTTCGGGCCGGCACCGCATGACGTCCCTCGCGGGACTGTGCACGGCGCACGGTGATGGCCGGACTTTAGCCATCGTGCTCTCGGCCCATGCCcagctgaaagtgatcgggtgctctagtctaagagggggagggggtgaattaggtactaataaaaaaacttgacatatggctccaaccagtttacacaaaacttaaactaattcaagttatctagatgtgcaactaggttgttctagtgtgaaacccctatcccaaaagagttatgcaccctataaactttcctaacaagaaactattctatgaaaataaaggcacaaaggttgcaagtattaaatgcggaagcttaaagagcgggataggagatagcaaactcttgacgcgggtgtttatcctgtggttcggttagccacaaaggcacacctacatccacgttgttgtagcactcactaagagtattgctactcggccaccaagtcctttccgtgaacacaatcacggtcaccttggccccgggttccactaaggagcttctccacaaaggatggggtctccacgtcccccgcacaaagatgtcgtcgccgctccacaccaagtcggagggtcgatgacgttgccggcgagcttcgcagctccaaggaggccggcgcaccaagctcttgtttggttcactagagaaccacagcacaaaggctcaaggtcttgcaatctcactcactaagagctattctagcactcacactttacaagctagtgctaaaagataaggatatgatcttgatgctcttgtatggcttggagatgttctttggtgtgtgtgggatgttcagcaactccagtaagcttcaaatggccggggtgaggcgtatatataggccaccaagtcatGTAGCTGTTGCTcaaacggtcagcagaaaatctgcgtatcatcggatgaaccgatgcctctgcctggggtagcgtcggttcatccggtcactctcagacccgaagtagccattgagcttctgacgcactatttgctgacgtcattacaccggtgctttgctccgatgcatcaccggttcaaccggtgctgaagaatcttctcctgggcgcttgacatcgtctctggaacatagtatgcccaatgcaccgacgcccctttttgaaccatcggttcatccggtgcctataagctgacttagcttcgattcccttctgcaccaaaataccatggcgtcggttcttccgacaaccatcggatgcaccgatgctcatgcgtcggttcttccggtgctaccgatcgaagagctttcagggcgctgccctgagacccgcgaggggcggctccccctcaacccccgtaggggcggcccttcgggcctaactttgcctatcttctctttgtcatcacttgaacctaaaagtctgagaatgatcatcttaacaatcatattagtccaagtgttgtgtgtgtcatcaatcgccaaaacaatatattgaaatatggcatgagaggccattttcgctacagcagCATGTGCTGAGCATGGAGTATGGTGATGAGGTTCCTAGTTGAAGAAGGGAAGTGGTGATGGAGAGGTGCTTCCCGATTATGAAGCCTTCCGATTGTGCCTCAACAATGACAAAATCATCAGTTCCCATTGGAAGATGGAGCTGCAAAAGGAAGAGATGCTTTCGGTTCTAGCTCGATCCCGGAGGGTGCATCTACGACTAAGAGCAATTAGATAGGCTTTGTTCTTTTATTTTTAGCATCACTGCTTGCCATATTAGTTTTTGTCCGTGCTAAGGTCAACTATGTACGAAGAACATGATTTGGCTTTCGTAGAGGATTCAAGACTTATGCAGTTGTTTACTTGTGCGCGGATTCAGATTTCACCATATTTGATTCTGTGATTTTTTATTATCACTTATTAATATTCCAAACAATCAATTATTACTCCATGCTATGCTACTAAGTCTTCTATCTACGCTTCTAAGATATTTACTCCTTATACACACAATTTTTACACCATCTTATTATGGTTATTTTGAACACGACAATGGAATTTCCAAATTATCAATAAGTAATATTTCAAATGATAATTACTCAACTTGCCAATGAAATTTACTTCTTTTGTGTGCACTATGTTTAGCACATGTGTGCACTATGTTTACTCCTTTGTATGCTATGCATACTCCTTTGTGTGCACTATGGAATATTACTCCTAACTGTACTCATATAAAATGGAAAATTACTATATCTAGTATGGCAAAATATTACTTCTTGTTTGGTGGTGCAATCAGTaattttgaagttaaacaagATTATTATGGTCAATTCCTTGTTAAAACACTACTCTAAGTTTTAAAAATTACTTAAAGGCATTGCAGATTtgcaaaaataaatttaaaataaagaAATGAATATTACTTACCCCCAAAAAATTACTTCTTGTGGATTGTTGAGAATTGAATATTACTCacaaagaataaagaaaatCCTTCCAAGGAATAATTGGTCAAATACACAAGGAATAAAATTTTAGAGACTTGAGGAGTAACCTTGTATAACAACAAACaatttttcataattctatTTACATTCACAAACATCTACGACTATGCATTTCAAGTTTCTATGACTAATTACTCCTTGCTCGGTAGTCTATAAAATATATTGAGTCAAATTACTTTGTGTTATGCATAATTATTCCTTGTTTGTATGTTAATTACTCTGAGGCGTATCCCACTATGAaagtgtaaaaatttgaatcaATCACATGCAAATAAATTTCAGATATCAATGCATACGAATCCACCAAAATGGATAGCAACTCAACTAATGCACCCATAAATTCCTCCCTGAAATCTTTCTCGCGTGAGGCGTCTTTCATGAAAGTAACAACCACCCTAGAATCTCtctctttgaaattttgaagttaatggcaacaaaaaaaaacttccatGCATCCCCTATGCACCGCATCTAAAGAGATCCTGCCTTCCACTCAAAGTTGGTTGAAATAGACAACCACAATGCAAAAATATGCGAGAGAGAGAATTTTTACAGCCACTGCATTAGAGTATAGATTTTTACGGCTGCGGAGGCATCAAAATCTGTCCAGACCGGCTTGCAGTGTAGATCGGCTTGTGTTACTAAGCAGCCCCAGCTCTTGCTTCCCCACTCAAAGATGGATTCCTTTTCTAAGTAACTTTTAAGAAGCTGATACTGATAACTGAAATTAGATCTTAGTGTAATTTGTATAAGTTTTTTCCCTTTTAAACCTGGTATTCTGTTTATTTATTACAGCGTTAATTTTGTGCAGTCCTTTATTCTGTTTATTTATTACAGTGTTAATTTTGTGCAGTCCTTTGAGGCAGCTTGGGATGGCAGGGCCATCGGGTGGGGAGGATAAAGGGGATGGAGAAAAGGTATGGATTTAAGTTGTAATATTTTACCTTGCTTTTCAAGCAACTGAAAATAAGGTATGGATTTAAGTTACCTTGCTTTTCAAGCAACTGAAAATATTTTGCGGTTGGTTTGACTATGCAGGACATTCtgttatctttcttttgtaatGAGTGTGGCATCCTATTGAGGGATGTCACCGAAATCTTTGATCATCATGAAATCACCGCACATGAGGGAACATTTTCGTCTATGAGAGATCAACATGACCTCAAGTGTGATATGTGTAAAGAACAATTCTCTTTGCGCAGTGTAAGTTTTGAGCATGTTAATGCATTATAATCCAAAATCTGATGATGAATTGAGCTAACATATTGTATTCTCTTATAGGAATCAGATAAGCACATGAGCAAACATGCAGAACATCGTACATTCACCCTGATAGATTATGATCCAGCGGAGTTTCAAACACCTCCACGATTGATATCAAAGGGGGGAGGGACTTCAGTGCCTAGGAAGCTGATAAAGAAGAAGCCTTCCAAGAAAAATACTGATTTGACACCTAGACCCTTTGATTTTGGTATGTCTTACCTCTTCCAATAATTTTGATTAATACTAATTTGACACCTAGACCCTTTGATTTGGGTATGTCTTACCTCTTCCAATAATTTTGATTTCTACTATATACTAATTGAATTTTTTTGTTCTCTGAAAATATTCAGATGATTACTACACTGAAGATGAAGAAAAACTAGATGTCTTGTCTGAAAAAGAAGATGATTATTATGATGATTCTGAGCAGGAGTCCTTGTCTGAAGAAGATGATTACGAAGATCCAAAAGATCCCGACTTTGATCCAGAACTAGAGTCTGATGTGTCTGATGATGTGGATAAATCATTCTACCATGACATCTCTGGTTTCTTCGCTCATGCCACAATTAGTGAGTTTGAGTTGAGTGATGGATCTATCTACCCGGATGATGCAAGGTATTGCATTTTCTTCGTGCTGACATTTTATTGAATTGAATGTGTATACCACAtgccatctgaatttatttctgcattgGTGCAGCCCTGAGTTCGACACTTTACGAACTTTAAAGAAGTTCGGGATCGATATTAAGGAGAGGAAGAAACTCAGGAAAGACTTCGTAATTGCTGAAGGGGTCCTACATGAGGTGGCACTGAGGAGGGTGAAAAGAGCACAAGCACTGTTTGAAAAACGAGGATATTTCGTCTCAGCAAAGAGGAGGACAGAAGGAAAAGAAGCTTATGTTTTTAATGAGGCTTTAGGCCAATTGTGCCGCGCCAGTTTCGGTGGTTCCAGATGTGGTGAAGCAAAAGGTAGAAGGATGAAAGTTATCCTGGATGTTATTGCAAATATTCTGCAGGATTCCAATATCAGTGGTTTGAGGGAAAACGTTTTGCACTACATGTGCAAAAAGGATGTTGACAAACCAAATTTGAAAGAAAAGGAATTGCAGAGAAGGTTCTCCTTAGCATTATTGGAAATTTCTATAATGTTGCGAGTTTCTCGGGAATCCCTCAAGTTCAGAGCGGCACCGAAAGGGTCATTAAAGGGAGACATCAAGCTGTATACTGAAGATGGGCTCATCGTTGATGGGAATCTTGGTGGCGCATCTGGAATTCAAATTCCAAGCAAGGTTCTAAATATCCGGCTATAGCCACCGCTATAGCTTGCTATAGCTTTTGAAAGAAGAAAAAGCTAAAATATTTATCTCTTAGCTTTGAAATGCTAAATCCGCTAATAGCCGGCTATATCCCGCTATAGCCGCTAAATTAAGGTTTATTTAGCTAGCTAAATCATATAACTAATTTctatttattgttagtttaaTATTGAGCTTCGTCATTTATAAAATTTAGTATTTCTTCAATGTTGTAACAAGAGAATGAAGCCCAGGAGTACTTCAGTATATGaaattttcttgatttcatgTTTATATGAAAAATTACTCATAGATTTATGCATGGTGTTGAAGTAGAAATGTATAATTGTgagaagcttctagaagattagagagtatACTTGAATCATGGTTACCATGCTTCATGGTAAAATATgaatactctagaaattagataCTTGTATGGTTAGATAAGTACGAGGAAAATTCtaaagttagatattttgtaaagaaGTGTGTAGAAGATGAACACATGACAAAACCATATGAGCCATGGAGTCCTACAAATAGGGGTGCTTCCCTCCCCTCTTGCCATACCATATCATAAGAGGTCTTAAGTAGGAGATGGCATGGTTGCCATGTAGTTTAGTAGTGTCATGGTACGATAGCTACATAAAGAGTGCAACGGTCTTGTGTTATATTAATTTACGATGAATAAAGAATTGAGTTCCCGTATAGAGTTGATTAGAGTCATCAATTTATCCACACATTGCATTTACACAACTGCTAAATCGGTTAGCTAGGTTATAACTCGCTATAGCCTTTCTTAGCCTATACAAACACCAACCGCTAAATGCTTTAGCCCGCTATTTTAAACATTGATTCCAAGTGAAGCTGGTCTTGTAACATCtgtagaggttggggaggacatCGAATGTATCATTGTGATAGAGAAGGAAACTGCCTTCCATTATCTAACTGGCAAACAGTTTCCACAGCTGGAGAAATGTGTCTCGGTGACGGTGAAGGGTCTGCCTGACGTGGCTACAAGGATTGCTCTTGGCAAAATCAGAGAATATGTGCCCAAAATAAAATTCTATTGCCTTGTGGATTATAATCCTGGTGGCATGCAAATCCTATCCACCTACTCTTTTGGGTCTGCACAAAGAGCTCATGACAATCTGTTTTTAGCTGTGCAAGAAATACAACATATCGGGATTCTTTCTCACCAAGTTCATAAAGATGATTGGCTAGAGTTGAATGAAGATGATAATACTTTAATTGAAGGTATTTTGAAACATGACTATTTGGAAAAAACTGTGGCAGGCATGTCCATAAGGCTGTGTGTGTGCAAGAAATGACGTCCACACAAAAGAAGACTAATATTGATTTCCTTATAAAATGGAATAAACTCGATATCTTTGTAAAAGATGCGATCAGGGAGAAGAGGTACGCTTATATGATCAAATTGTAACTTTAAGTTCACAGTTGTTGTCTAGTACTGGCTAGGCCACAAGTTTAGCTTAGGCTTATTCTAGTTCGCATCTCATCTTCATAATATTAGTTGCTTGAACTATTAATATCGTATTTCTCTTTCCTACTTTCTAATGCTATGTTTTGCACATCCTTAGCTGTTTGAATACCAATCGAATGTGCTGATTTTGCATATCTTTCCTACTTTCCCACTCCACTGCCCTGGCCCCCAACATCCGGTAACTTTCGCTGCCCACTCAGATCAGACTGCTGCCTCGTTCCGGTTCCGCTCATCGGCTGTTTCTAGGTTGGGCGGGAACCAGCTCCTAGGGCCAGCTTGGGGATTTTACGCTGCAGTCAAATTTCTATATTCATAGAGATTGACTTAAGAACCTTTATCCTCTTCCCGGTCAGTAGGACCAATTAAACACATTGCACATAAGACAGTAAGAAGAAGGAAACTACTCTCTAGTCCCAGACTAATTGTTGCTAGCTGCATAGCTTATATGTCCGTGTACTGCTGTACTGGAGAATTAGCAACCTTAGTAGACCTAGAACTAGATGCCAGGATCATGCAATTTGAAACTTCCTTCTTAATTAATGCCGATGAAAGAACGTGCACACTTCAGGTTTAGGGCCACCCAGACACCTTCATCGTCAGTTTGTTCTGCAATTGAACTAAGATGGTCCCAGAAACACTCATGTGTTAAGCATGAACATTGCACTGGACACAGATCAATATACTGCAAACTCATGCTACTCCCCCTCGTTGGTTTTGTCCTAGAACGGCCCGGAACGTGGCCTCTTCCGCTGCCTGGTTTGGAAGTCAGATCTGGACCTGAAATTGGCCAAACCGGGCCTTTCTTCCCCGTCCTTGGCCCACTGACCCTTGTAGGTCCGGAACCGccgcccggggggggggggggaggtgggTGCGACTACGAGACGTGATGTGAGAGGAGGCAACGGCACAAAATGAGGGGCAACCGATTTCCATCCAACGTCCACGCTCTCCGCCGGCTTCTCGCCGAGTTGTCCTTGTCTTCGTTGCCCTCTTCTCTCGGGCGCTAGGGTTCTTGCTTTGCTCCATCCGTTGCTTGCGGTTCTTGACCAATGAGGAACGCCGGCTTTACTATTGGCATGTGTTGCCCTGCATGTAGCTGCTGGTTGGTGGAAATCACTCCCAATCTCATTATGCTAGAAATTGATTGGATGGAAATGTATCCCAAATACCATATACAGTATAAATTTGGTTCAACAAAATCACTCCCAATCTCAGATATACATGCATGTCCCTTGCATATCTGAGGCCAACGGCAAAATTCATGTACCTCTCCATCCGGATAAGCACTTGTGTTGTGCGCATGTAAATTGGGGCCACAAGATTTGAAGCCGGATGAGTGCCTTTAGCACCATGCTAAAAACTGAAACTACTTTCAGTAATGTAGCAGTGTGTGGTTCATTGGTTCTATAGATGTTTGCACTTAAGATTTTGTCCAAAGTAGCTAGTGTGTGTTTCCAATAAATAGATGAACACATTTTAGCGATTTTTTTTAATGTTTCTATGTTGGGCACCTATCTAGGGATGCAAACTCTTTTCTGTACAAGATGCAATGATTCGGGCATGCATGAATTTTTTGAACTCCCAGTGTAAGAGGACAAATCACCTTCTTCGCCCGATATGTGTTGGCGGGCAACTTATTAGGCCTTGGTAGGAGGTCCGTTAGGAGAGCCAACATGTCATTAAAACTAGCGTCGGACCAACCATGTCTAGCCTTTATCCTTAAGAGTTCAAGGACCGAACGTAACACGTTGCACTCTTTGTCACAACCCTTGGATTCTTCATATAAAAGCTCCCTTGCTGCCTTTTTAACTGTCTCAAAATTTTCTATCCCTTTCGCACTGGCAGCTAACACTTGCGGTTCTACGTGACGCAACATTTCATCCAACTCACCGCCTGCCATCAgaacatcttcttcttcttctgcttgtGTTGCCTCTTCACTCATGTGTGGTGTACCATACGCATGAGAAAACTCATATCCGCCACTCTCCTCACCACTACCAACCTCATGTTCATAAGCAACTTCCTCTTCGCGATGACCACCACCCTCACCATGGTGAAACCAAGTCGTGTAGTTTTCTACGAAACCCCGAGTAATCAAATGTTCGCTGATGTCATCGATCTTTTCCTACACTCTCATTCCTGCAATCGATGCAAGGACATCGTATTCCAGTTGCTTTCTCCATATCCGCATTCTTCTTTGCATTCTCAATAAAAGTAGAAACTTGAGCGATGAAGCTTGGATCAATTCTTGATGTGTTGTACATCCATGCTCTATCCATCTGTTACATAAAATGTAGTACATAATATAGTGTTAATACAAGGAGTCGAAATTCGATACAATGTAACTAATTTCCACCACATTGGGCCAAGGAATTCAATTTACATGTTCATTGTACTGACATCAACAATGATTTGACCATATTTATAATGATAGCAAGCCTTTTATCTTGTTACTACCACAAGTGAAAATTATGTCTTCACTCTGAACTAATAGCAATGCATATAAATGTTCAACCACTCATATTTTATTCATTTCATCAAGCTAACAACAAGGCAAGGTTGACAATAAATTAGCAACCATTTGACCACAGGTCATTTGCCCATATTTCTAAAAATAGGCAGCCACATTGTTGGTTAGTATAACTGTTCAAGATTGAATCAGGTCATTTCACATAAGTAAATCAAATTACATATTTTGCAGGAACATGTAAGCATGAAATGTGCATGATATTTAGCTCAAGATATCAATTTCCACGTTCTATATACATACTTCAACACATATTCACCCCTATTTGTTTTAATCCATGAACATGTACGCATGAAATGTGCATGAACATATAAGCATGAAATAAATATGATACTTGTTTTAATCATTTCTTCATTTAGATGCATGTATCCTAAAATCCTTCCAACATCTACCTTGAAAAGTCGGTCAAGATCCAACTATAGTGTCTAAAGATCTACATCTTGTTAGAAACTATTTGAACATATAATCTCGCAAATAAACATACACATTGAAAAAGCATATTCATTTAcctgattttttttatcaaacttGCACCTTTGATGCGCTCACCGGTGGCCGCCTGTGAGATTATGCAGCGGCATTGGACTCATCACCCACCTTCCTTGTCTGCTCCCACAAGCCACGCCCCAACAACAGCATTAGAGATCGAGCGAGCTTCCTCTGTTCTTGGTGCTGGTCGATCTGAAACAGAGAGCAGAAAGACGATGAGGTAGACGCCGCCTTATAAATGCGGACATTTACAGGGCCGGGTGTGACATCCTGAAAATCTAacaaaattaaatcacgcgctaaattatttttccaaaaaacttttcatcgttgagctcaaaatccgcctaaaaccctgaaccctaattccGAAATTTTTCTCTGTTCCAAACGTCCGATTTCCAACCCCCCGACCCCTTTCCCTGTGGCCTCgaccgcgcgcgcacgcgaccgctgagcgtggccgaccggccccgcggtcgtcgccgcgatcagcgccggcgcgagtctctcctctctctctctcccccctttttctttttcattttccatttttccttttctttttccattttcttttccccttctcctttttttcctcTCCCCCTCACCTTCCTCCCCCCTCTGCCGCTCTCCCCCTCGCGCTTGCCCAGCCCGCGCACCCCGCCAAGCCCGGCCACGCCCGCATGCCGTTCCTGCACGCGCCCCCCCGGCCGACCTCACGCGCGGCCCGCGCACACACACGCGcgcgagcaccgccgctgccgccctctgcccTCGCcgcgcaagccgccgccgcgcgcacgcgcaccgcgtggccgtgccgctcgccggccgccccgaTCCCACTCGCCTCTGCTCCCGGCCCCGCCCACGCACGCCAAGCACCGCACCCACGTGcgttcgccgcgccgcctgtcGCCTAGCAACAACGCCGCCACGGGCTCTGCCCGCGCGCCagcgcacgcgcgcgcacgccgcacgccgccgctgccacccccCTGTGCTCGCCACTGCTGCTGCTCACACCTGCCCGAGATGTCTCATCCCCGCTATGCGCCACCACACCCCACTGCTCGCCTCGACGCTCGAGCAGCGCAGCGCTGAGCTGGCCCcaaacgccattaatggcgcccgcgAGGCTCGCCGGCCGCAACCACCGCCTCGCCCTCTCCACCGCCTTCCTTGGTCTGTAAGAAGCCCCTCGCGTCGCTCATCACCACCACAAACCACCTCCACCACTGCGCAGCTCTCCCCaagcccccgagcgccgccgccgcagagcgCTGCCGCCGCAAGCTGCTCTGCTCGCCTCCGCCGTCCACCGTGGGTGCGCCTCTACATGCTGCTCCTGCTCGAGGTGGGTAGGGGATGGGAAccccctcggcctcctctccgCGTTGCCCctagccctggccgccgccaagcCCCGCAGCGTCGCCGTCGCGCCGGTCAGAGCCGGTCGCCGCCCTCCACCTTGGCGCCGCCTCTCCAGGCCACCACCACCCGAATCGAGAGGTGGAAATCAGTTCTCCTCgtcaccctctctctctttcccctcctccaggccgccgccgtgccct is from Panicum virgatum strain AP13 unplaced genomic scaffold, P.virgatum_v5 scaffold_2378, whole genome shotgun sequence and encodes:
- the LOC120694049 gene encoding uncharacterized protein LOC120694049, with translation MAGPSGGEDKGDGEKDILLSFFCNECGILLRDVTEIFDHHEITAHEGTFSSMRDQHDLKCDMCKEQFSLRSESDKHMSKHAEHRTFTLIDYDPAEFQTPPRLISKGGGTSVPRKLIKKKPSKKNTDLTPRPFDFDDYYTEDEEKLDVLSEKEDDYYDDSEQESLSEEDDYEDPKDPDFDPELESDVSDDVDKSFYHDISGFFAHATISEFELSDGSIYPDDASPEFDTLRTLKKFGIDIKERKKLRKDFVIAEGVLHEVALRRVKRAQALFEKRGYFVSAKRRTEGKEAYVFNEALGQLCRASFGGSRCGEAKGRRMKVILDVIANILQDSNISGLRENVLHYMCKKDVDKPNLKEKELQRRFSLALLEISIMLRVSRESLKFRAAPKGSLKGDIKLYTEDGLIVDGNLGGASGIQIPSKVLNIRL
- the LOC120694048 gene encoding fatty acid desaturase DES3-like; translation: MQQQQQTTTTTTTTTPPVQPQNKRMRHQQQQEEEAAAKATEDSRFLFDAGKPPPFRIGDVRAAVPAHCWRKSPLRSLSYVARDVAVVAGLAAAAAALDSWALWPIYWAAQGTMFWALFVLGHDCGHGSFSDSATLNSAVGHLLHSFILVPYHGWRISHRTHHQNHGHIERDESWHPITEKLYRQLEPRTKKLRFTVPFPLLAFPVYLWYRSPGKNGSHFLPSSDLFSPKERADVMLSTTCWCVMLASLLAMACAFGPLHLLKLYGVPYLVFVMWLDLVTYLHHHGSPEQQLPWYRGDEWSYLRGGLTTVDRDYGWINNIHHDIGTHVIHHLFPQIPHYHLVEATKAARPVLGRYYREPQKSAGPLPLHLFGVLLRSLRVDHFVSDHGDVVYYQTDHTLLDQHPKRP